The following coding sequences lie in one Streptomyces xiamenensis genomic window:
- a CDS encoding DUF397 domain-containing protein codes for MTTYTFRKSSYSNGNEHGACVEVATNVRDVVAIRDSKQPTGPSLRLTPAAWTAFLASSLEPSP; via the coding sequence ATGACAACGTACACGTTCCGCAAGTCCAGCTACAGCAACGGCAACGAGCACGGCGCCTGTGTCGAAGTTGCCACCAATGTCCGGGACGTTGTGGCGATACGCGACTCCAAGCAACCCACCGGCCCCAGCCTCCGCCTCACACCGGCGGCCTGGACCGCCTTCCTCGCCTCCAGCCTGGAGCCCAGCCCGTAA
- a CDS encoding DUF397 domain-containing protein — MTKYAVPKPSYSTTNGNCVEVATKIRTAVAVRDSQQPTGPVLSLAPAAWTRFLAGLS, encoded by the coding sequence ATGACGAAGTACGCCGTCCCCAAGCCCAGCTACAGCACCACCAACGGCAACTGTGTGGAGGTCGCGACGAAAATACGCACCGCGGTCGCCGTACGGGACTCCCAGCAACCCACCGGCCCCGTTCTCAGCCTCGCCCCCGCCGCCTGGACCCGCTTCCTCGCCGGGCTCAGCTGA
- a CDS encoding DUF7848 domain-containing protein gives MWFSRRDRRADAAPMSHRMRCDLCRKKSEASVEFGRVQDWQLDHAARNPGHRQFTEILTRPWRTERQAVTIGVEITTVQGDGWYRTGECALCGHAGVAVHWIGSARAAGRSAHLFGCQDCVTSLHERVSGVARV, from the coding sequence ATGTGGTTCAGCCGGCGTGACCGCCGGGCCGACGCGGCGCCGATGTCGCACCGGATGCGGTGCGATCTGTGCCGCAAGAAGTCCGAGGCGAGCGTGGAGTTCGGGCGCGTACAGGACTGGCAGCTCGACCACGCGGCCCGCAACCCGGGGCACCGGCAGTTCACGGAGATCCTGACCCGGCCCTGGCGCACCGAACGGCAGGCCGTCACCATCGGGGTGGAGATCACCACGGTGCAGGGCGACGGCTGGTACCGGACGGGGGAGTGCGCGCTGTGCGGGCACGCGGGGGTGGCCGTGCACTGGATCGGTTCGGCGCGGGCGGCGGGGCGGTCCGCGCACCTCTTCGGCTGCCAGGACTGCGTGACCTCGCTGCACGAACGGGTATCGGGCGTCGCGCGCGTCTAG
- a CDS encoding class I SAM-dependent methyltransferase — protein MSDTATQHTDAEGVDGGVGLTALLVAAARAIETHRHDSLAQDRYAEHFVRAAPACAQWPVRIEQATDGDANPLWGRFARYFGLRTRVLDDFLLTSVGTGATQVVLLGAGLDTRAYRLEWPSDCVVFEIDRAGVLAFKHQVLADLVATPKVKRVPVPVDLREDWVTALTGAGFDPTAPSVWLAEGLLFYLPSAAETYLIDTVDQLTTGGSALAFEAKVEKHLLQYRDSATYTATREQIGIDLLQLFNKDPRPDSTGDLRAKGWSARMHTPFEFTQQHGRGPLPEANDALEGNRWVFAHKPRP, from the coding sequence ATGTCCGACACGGCGACACAGCACACCGATGCGGAAGGCGTGGACGGAGGCGTCGGGCTCACCGCGCTCCTGGTCGCCGCCGCACGGGCGATCGAGACCCACCGCCACGACAGCCTGGCCCAGGACCGTTACGCGGAACACTTCGTGCGCGCCGCCCCGGCGTGCGCCCAGTGGCCGGTACGCATCGAGCAGGCCACGGACGGGGACGCCAACCCGCTGTGGGGACGGTTCGCCCGCTACTTCGGCCTGCGGACCAGAGTCCTGGACGACTTCCTCCTCACGTCCGTCGGCACGGGCGCCACTCAAGTGGTGCTGCTGGGAGCCGGGTTGGACACCCGCGCCTACCGGCTGGAGTGGCCCTCCGACTGTGTCGTCTTCGAGATCGACCGGGCTGGCGTCCTGGCGTTCAAACACCAGGTGCTCGCGGACCTGGTGGCCACCCCCAAGGTGAAGCGCGTCCCCGTACCGGTCGACCTGCGCGAGGACTGGGTCACCGCGCTGACCGGCGCCGGCTTCGACCCGACCGCACCGAGCGTGTGGCTCGCCGAAGGGCTCCTCTTCTATCTGCCGAGCGCCGCCGAGACGTACCTGATCGACACGGTGGACCAGCTCACCACCGGGGGCAGCGCGCTGGCCTTCGAGGCCAAGGTGGAGAAGCACCTGCTGCAGTACCGCGACAGCGCGACCTACACGGCGACGCGGGAACAGATCGGCATCGACCTGCTCCAGCTCTTCAACAAGGACCCGCGTCCCGACTCCACCGGCGACTTGCGGGCCAAGGGCTGGTCGGCCCGGATGCACACGCCCTTCGAGTTCACCCAGCAGCACGGACGCGGCCCCCTCCCGGAGGCGAACGACGCGCTGGAGGGGAACCGCTGGGTGTTCGCGCACAAGCCCCGGCCGTGA
- a CDS encoding ABC transporter substrate-binding protein, with amino-acid sequence MNTPPSPSGAEHTDGSSIRLGALVPLTRPGWVEAGRHLLAGLDLAVREVNDTGGIDGRPLELVVRDTAADPERAAAAVDELAHLGVAAVAGEYHSVVARAAAARADALGVPFLCSSAVLDALTEEPTEWVARLAPAQSYGWRIYADFLLRAGRRRIAVATQPSVYWASGTRVLRDHLAPRGGTVLELDATLTPEALCDALVDHGATALLLLVGHPEPAVPIVRAVRGDRRLAEILVGAPAGQPEFAEWAAALGEDGAGIPFLRYLPERLGPLGERVGKELRERLGEAPSFVAFEGWDTVAVLAAVLRSHGTDRAAIAESWPRVAVEGTRRPIQFSRTPGISVWQWAWTPIQVVDRDPAEPDRFRILHAG; translated from the coding sequence ATGAACACGCCACCATCGCCGTCCGGGGCAGAGCACACAGACGGGTCGTCCATCCGCCTGGGTGCTCTCGTCCCGCTGACGCGGCCCGGCTGGGTCGAGGCGGGCCGACACCTGCTCGCAGGACTCGACCTGGCCGTTCGCGAGGTCAACGACACCGGCGGGATCGACGGCAGACCACTGGAGTTGGTGGTCCGGGACACCGCGGCCGATCCGGAGCGGGCTGCGGCGGCCGTGGACGAACTGGCCCACCTGGGCGTGGCCGCCGTGGCGGGTGAGTATCACAGCGTGGTCGCCCGCGCCGCCGCCGCCCGAGCCGACGCCCTCGGCGTGCCGTTTCTCTGCTCGTCCGCGGTGCTCGACGCGCTCACCGAGGAGCCGACGGAGTGGGTTGCGCGTCTGGCCCCGGCCCAGTCCTACGGCTGGCGGATCTACGCGGACTTCCTCCTCCGCGCGGGCCGGCGTCGGATCGCCGTGGCGACCCAGCCGAGCGTCTACTGGGCGTCCGGGACCCGCGTCCTGCGGGACCACCTCGCTCCCCGCGGTGGCACCGTCCTCGAACTCGACGCGACGCTCACGCCCGAGGCCCTGTGCGACGCGCTCGTCGACCATGGCGCGACGGCGCTCCTGCTGCTGGTCGGCCATCCGGAGCCGGCGGTGCCGATCGTCCGGGCCGTCCGGGGCGACCGGCGGCTCGCGGAGATCCTTGTCGGCGCTCCGGCCGGACAACCGGAGTTCGCCGAATGGGCCGCGGCGCTGGGCGAGGACGGCGCCGGGATCCCGTTCCTGCGCTACCTGCCCGAGCGCCTCGGTCCGCTCGGTGAACGTGTCGGGAAGGAGCTCCGCGAGCGGCTTGGCGAAGCGCCCTCCTTCGTCGCCTTCGAGGGCTGGGACACCGTCGCCGTCCTCGCCGCGGTGCTGCGTTCCCACGGCACGGACCGGGCGGCCATCGCCGAGTCATGGCCGCGCGTGGCGGTCGAGGGCACCCGTAGGCCGATCCAGTTCTCCCGCACGCCGGGCATCAGTGTTTGGCAATGGGCATGGACACCAATCCAGGTCGTTGATCGGGACCCGGCGGAACCCGACCGCTTTCGGATCCTCCACGCCGGCTGA
- a CDS encoding VOC family protein, whose protein sequence is MSSIKQIQITFDCAEPVRVARFWCEVLGYVPPAPPEGYDTWEDFDLTLPPEERGAWFAASDPTGVGPRLFFQRVPESKVVKNRVHVDVRAGTGLVGAERVATLEAEGARLVALGATRVHLLPADDENESCLVMQDVEGNEFCLD, encoded by the coding sequence ATGTCGTCGATCAAGCAGATCCAGATCACCTTCGACTGCGCGGAGCCCGTGCGGGTCGCCCGTTTCTGGTGCGAGGTGCTCGGATACGTTCCGCCCGCGCCTCCGGAGGGGTACGACACGTGGGAGGATTTCGATCTCACGCTGCCGCCCGAGGAGCGCGGCGCGTGGTTCGCCGCGTCCGATCCCACGGGGGTGGGGCCGCGCCTGTTCTTCCAGCGCGTTCCGGAGAGCAAGGTCGTGAAGAACCGGGTGCACGTCGATGTGCGGGCCGGAACGGGGCTCGTCGGTGCGGAGCGCGTGGCCACGCTGGAGGCCGAAGGCGCGCGCCTGGTCGCGCTCGGCGCCACCCGCGTCCACCTGCTGCCCGCCGATGACGAGAACGAGTCGTGCCTGGTGATGCAGGATGTCGAGGGCAACGAGTTCTGCCTCGACTGA
- a CDS encoding helix-turn-helix domain-containing protein, translated as MTVTVSPRVKSSGQTSTVLGRKLGAELLRLRDAAGRKQQEASDVLSATPSKVVKMERGWVPVRDPDIKALYEFYGGNDPGALEALLRLARLDRERRKAKGWWGFVSESSPLSQYIAMEDAATNIRSWELSFVPGLFQTAEYTRALVVGHGEWEDPEEVEPIVEVRQKRQQRIHGERPVELYAVVWEAALRQLVGGSEVMRRQLTHVLEVAELPHVRLQVLPFRAGSHPCATGPYQILSFAESEAIDVIYTDTISAALWVENEEESAKYRRYFEHTSRLSLSQHDSLRLINDIRQGI; from the coding sequence ATGACTGTCACCGTGAGTCCACGCGTGAAGTCGAGCGGACAGACGTCAACTGTCCTGGGCCGGAAGCTTGGTGCAGAGCTGCTGCGCCTGCGCGATGCCGCCGGCCGAAAACAGCAGGAGGCGTCCGACGTCCTGAGTGCGACGCCGAGCAAGGTCGTCAAGATGGAACGCGGCTGGGTGCCCGTCCGCGATCCCGACATCAAAGCCCTGTACGAGTTCTACGGCGGAAACGACCCCGGCGCGCTCGAAGCGCTGCTACGACTGGCCCGTCTGGACCGGGAACGCCGCAAAGCGAAGGGCTGGTGGGGATTCGTCTCGGAGAGCAGTCCGCTCTCCCAGTACATCGCCATGGAGGACGCGGCCACGAACATCCGATCCTGGGAACTCTCCTTCGTTCCCGGTCTGTTCCAGACAGCCGAGTACACCCGCGCCCTCGTCGTGGGTCACGGAGAGTGGGAGGACCCGGAGGAAGTCGAACCGATCGTGGAGGTCCGGCAGAAGCGGCAGCAGAGAATCCACGGTGAACGGCCCGTGGAATTGTACGCGGTGGTGTGGGAAGCCGCCTTGCGACAACTCGTCGGAGGCTCGGAGGTCATGCGCCGCCAGCTGACCCATGTGCTGGAGGTTGCCGAACTTCCCCACGTCCGTTTGCAGGTCCTCCCCTTCCGAGCGGGCTCCCACCCGTGTGCCACCGGCCCGTACCAGATCCTCTCCTTCGCGGAGTCCGAGGCCATCGATGTGATCTACACGGACACCATCAGTGCCGCCCTCTGGGTAGAAAATGAGGAAGAGAGCGCCAAGTATCGGAGGTACTTCGAGCACACCTCCAGGCTGAGCCTGTCCCAGCACGACTCGCTCCGACTCATCAATGACATCCGCCAGGGGATCTAG
- a CDS encoding ATP-binding protein has product MTAAAAAPPPPDPSLVLRQDRLDYTPVPGSVRLARRRAARLVGEWGCPRLAGDAALVVCEMASNALLHARVPGRMFRVHLMLLPAVLRVEVTDALGERLPVQRPVVGEPTCGRGLLLIAALAARWGVTPLVIGKTVWAEFDLKEEEGRGHVVQPA; this is encoded by the coding sequence ATGACTGCCGCTGCCGCTGCCCCTCCTCCTCCCGATCCCTCCCTGGTACTCCGTCAGGACCGGCTCGACTACACCCCCGTCCCCGGCAGTGTCCGGCTGGCCCGGCGGCGGGCCGCGCGGCTCGTGGGGGAGTGGGGGTGCCCCCGGCTGGCCGGGGATGCCGCGCTCGTGGTCTGCGAGATGGCCAGCAACGCGCTGCTGCACGCCCGCGTTCCCGGGCGGATGTTCCGGGTGCATCTGATGCTGCTGCCCGCTGTGTTGCGGGTGGAGGTCACCGACGCGCTGGGGGAGCGGCTGCCCGTGCAGCGGCCCGTGGTCGGGGAACCGACGTGCGGACGGGGCCTGTTGCTGATCGCCGCGTTGGCCGCCCGGTGGGGTGTGACCCCGCTGGTGATCGGCAAGACCGTGTGGGCCGAGTTCGACCTGAAGGAGGAAGAAGGCCGTGGGCATGTGGTTCAGCCGGCGTGA